Genomic segment of Flavobacteriales bacterium:
ACTTCTTATGTAGAACCACATCCTTACCTTCAGATTGATAGCGATGATATTTATGCAATACTAAACACCAATACATCATTTTATCTTCCTATAACTACCGGTGGGAAACCCCATTCGGGAGCTGGAGATGTTTATTATGCCCGCTATTCGCAAACAGGAACGTTAAAATATGCCACGTATTTTGGTGGCACAGATGAAGAATGGTACTACGGAAGTGCTTTATACAATGACACTTTGTTGATTGTGGGCAGTACATTAAGTTATGACATTGGATCTACCGATGGAAGTGTACTTAAAGGCGATGCCGACATTTTTTTCTATTCTGCCAACAACAGCAATGCCATCATAAATCTAAAATATTTTGGGGGCTCGGTTGATGAAGTACAAACTAAATTCAAATATGAAAATGGTATTGGGTATTTGCTAATGCCAACAAACTCGAGTGATTTGCCTGTTAGTAATAACATCGGAGTTCAAGGTTATTATTTTACAAAAGTGGATATGAGAGGCAAACAACTGTACGCATCATACTTTGGATATCAAGGCTATTCGGGTGCTGCTGATTATATGGTAAACAATGGAAAAACATACTTTATAACATCTACAAGCCAAAATGTTACGACAACCGATGGTTCTTCAAAATCTGGAGCATCCGATTTATTAATAATGGTACTGAATGCAAACAACAACATTGAATTTTCGGGATATTATGGCGGAACCGGAGAAGACCAAACAATGTTCATAAAGAATCCCTTTTATTTTAACAATGGAAATATGTACTTTTTGGCCTATTCCGAGTCCCCCTTGTTGGCAGGAGGAGGGCAACTTATTGAAACAACCAGCGGAATAGATTTTAATTCAAAGTTTTGGAGTATTGCAGTTTATAATTCTAACTATCAATTAAAATACAGCGGGCAAATAACCTCATGGGGGGAGAGAGATGAAATAGCGGGTATTTTTAATGATAAAATTTACATTCACAATACGGAAACGATCATCTTTACCACTGCCCCGATTACTCAAAATGGCATAGATGCGGGCTATTCGGAGGTAACTATTTGTTATCCTGCTAACACCACCAATACGGTAACGCCCTCATCGCAAACCAAATGTAAACAGGGTTTGGCCGATTTGTTGGATGGCAATAAAGTAGAATTGTCCCCAGATTCATTTCCACCAATCTACATTAATAATGCATCCTACCAAAACGAACCTTTTTACGTTATTTATTCAAACATAAAATACCAATGGCAAACGGCATCAACCCCCACAGGCCCATGGACAAATATAGCTGTTGGGGTTTTAGAAGATTATTTGCCATCTATAGGCAATAGCAATGCGTATTATCGAAGAATTGCAAAAGGAGTTTCTTTTTGTTCAGGAGGAGATACAAGCAACGTAGTTTCGGTATTGGTAAACAGCTTTACGGCACCCACCGTTGATGCGGGCGGAGTAAAACGAACCTGTCCCAATTCGGCTGTAACTATAGGCGGTAGCCCTACGGCCACAGGCGGTGCAACCCCTTATACCTATTCATGGGATTTAGGTTCTTTCCTATCCAGCACCACAATTGCCAATCCGGTAGCTACAGTTCCCGTAACAACGGTTTTTGAGGTAATGGTTACCGATAATAACGGATGTAAACAGATAGACCAAGTGGTGGTAATGGCTCATGCTGCCAATGCAGGCCCCGATAAAGGAGCATGTGCAGGTGTGGCTACTTTGATAGAGGCAGAACCGGTAGTAGGCTATACAGGAGTGACATATTCTTGGTCTCCATCTACAGGGTTGAGTGCTACAAACATTGCCCAGCCTATGGCCAATCCGGGTTCTACCACTACCTATACTTTAACCCAAGTGTTGACCAAAAGTGGAGGCGGCACGTGTACTACCACAGATCAAGTAATTGTAACACCCGTATCCATCACCGGTGGATTTGCCGGAGCCGACAAGGTTATATGCAGGGGTTCAACCACTTCATTGGGAGCAAGCCCACAGTCAGGATTTACCTACACATGGGCACCGGGCAATTATTTGACCAGCAACAATGCCTCAACCACAACATTCGATGCAGGAAGCTTCTTCCCAAGTCCCAACCCATTTACCTATTATGTCACAGCCACCAAAGCAGGTTGTACGTTTGTAGATGACGTGGTCGTTTCTGTAATTGATGCAAATGCCGGTGTGGATGGTTGTGGACCAAGAGTGGTAGGAGTAGGAGATCAAACTCCGAATATTACCGAAACTTGGACATGGACAAAAATTTCAGGAGGAGGCAACTTCTCATCAGGTGCTCCTTTAAATCAGGCAACCTCTAATGTAACGGCTACTCCATCGGGTAGTTCAACCTACCAGCTTACAGCATCTTATGGAGGAACTACCTGTACCGATCAGGTAATAGTACCACAATGTGGATGTGTAATGAATATTGGAGTATCAGCTCCTCACGGATGTCCTAAAACAGCATTTGGCGATACCGTATGGTTAACAGCCACTGGTGCCAGCATTTTAGATTTGAATCCAAATAACTTTACTTATTCATGGTCGGCTACCGGCGGAGTAGGTCTATCATCAACCACAGGAAGAACTATTTACATAACCAATGGCAACGCAGGAACAGTAACGGTAACAGCTTCAAGCGTGTTAGATCCGGGCTTTAGCTGTAGTGCATCCTTGGCCGTAAATACTCCAGCATGGTCATTGCCCACATTTTCGGCATTGCAAGACACTATTTGTTCAGGAACAACGGTTAGCGTAGGGCAGGCACCGGTATCGGGATACAGCTATTTGTGGTCTGGAGCTGGTTTGAGCAGCACAACAGTAAGCAATCCAACCGTTACCCCAACCGTAACTTCATCGTATTATGTACGAGTAACAGACGCTGCAAACGGTTGTTTTGTTGATAAATCGGCGAATGTAGCGGTTCGGGATGTAGTGGCCGACGCAGGACCAGATTGGTACACCTGTCAAAACGCTATTGTACAATTGGGTACACCAGCCTTGCCAAATTATTCATACTACTGGTTACCTACATCTACTTGGCAAAACGGCACTTCACAAACCAGTGCACAACCCGAAGTAAGAGTAAGTACAAATATTTCATACAATGTTTTGGTTACC
This window contains:
- a CDS encoding T9SS type A sorting domain-containing protein, whose product is MIAFAIVLITYYSLSAQMVLTYCEPRGGSGNDGVTEMHFDASGNKYLLITTASSDYPVTSGTAPGGASDLVLEKYDASNNLLFSIFLSVGNGMESASEFILTNNKLYVAGTTTSTNFPTTDGSTYKGNTDAFVQVYDLSGNLVLSKLIGTSYVEPHPYLQIDSDDIYAILNTNTSFYLPITTGGKPHSGAGDVYYARYSQTGTLKYATYFGGTDEEWYYGSALYNDTLLIVGSTLSYDIGSTDGSVLKGDADIFFYSANNSNAIINLKYFGGSVDEVQTKFKYENGIGYLLMPTNSSDLPVSNNIGVQGYYFTKVDMRGKQLYASYFGYQGYSGAADYMVNNGKTYFITSTSQNVTTTDGSSKSGASDLLIMVLNANNNIEFSGYYGGTGEDQTMFIKNPFYFNNGNMYFLAYSESPLLAGGGQLIETTSGIDFNSKFWSIAVYNSNYQLKYSGQITSWGERDEIAGIFNDKIYIHNTETIIFTTAPITQNGIDAGYSEVTICYPANTTNTVTPSSQTKCKQGLADLLDGNKVELSPDSFPPIYINNASYQNEPFYVIYSNIKYQWQTASTPTGPWTNIAVGVLEDYLPSIGNSNAYYRRIAKGVSFCSGGDTSNVVSVLVNSFTAPTVDAGGVKRTCPNSAVTIGGSPTATGGATPYTYSWDLGSFLSSTTIANPVATVPVTTVFEVMVTDNNGCKQIDQVVVMAHAANAGPDKGACAGVATLIEAEPVVGYTGVTYSWSPSTGLSATNIAQPMANPGSTTTYTLTQVLTKSGGGTCTTTDQVIVTPVSITGGFAGADKVICRGSTTSLGASPQSGFTYTWAPGNYLTSNNASTTTFDAGSFFPSPNPFTYYVTATKAGCTFVDDVVVSVIDANAGVDGCGPRVVGVGDQTPNITETWTWTKISGGGNFSSGAPLNQATSNVTATPSGSSTYQLTASYGGTTCTDQVIVPQCGCVMNIGVSAPHGCPKTAFGDTVWLTATGASILDLNPNNFTYSWSATGGVGLSSTTGRTIYITNGNAGTVTVTASSVLDPGFSCSASLAVNTPAWSLPTFSALQDTICSGTTVSVGQAPVSGYSYLWSGAGLSSTTVSNPTVTPTVTSSYYVRVTDAANGCFVDKSANVAVRDVVADAGPDWYTCQNAIVQLGTPALPNYSYYWLPTSTWQNGTSQTSAQPEVRVSTNISYNVLVTDNVTGCTKRDTVDITVMSTPTIYAGTDKVACKGGAGVQIGLPALHNVTYSWSPSTGLSSSKVAQPIANPNSTTVYTLTATFPGCGATATDQVVVTVSDPSFTMSDIQYCPSSGPVDIGTNAPTGMTSYSWSPAHLVSDPSIRNPSTNVGQPTTFTLTVTNSNGCSAKASLLVSPNNPAPIAGEDATICTGDEVTLGSVDNTTGTFAWSPSTNLSCGSCAEPVFSTNSAGTYRIVLTQTVADKFGTCVNSDTVDITVKAYTQPVLATSYSTCSGNSIEIGYQAVAGIDYYWSPSNLVSDPYSSITTTTVTTSQLFTLVAINPDGCVKEQSTFVAVSPIAAPTITMSDLTLCLSGGTGNFNPSISPSGTYTYLWTPPTGLSNPNIQNPNVSPITSGVTTYELTATNQANGCFGTETANLNVINCTPLPVEIIAFDANWKGQAVEVVWSTASEMNNSHFIVERSIDGGLTYIEIGFVSTEAENGNSNYVIDYSFIDKDANMMPGNKVCYRLKQVDYDGNWVFVGAKCLNKNSKETLDYVLYPNPADDKLNISFGSETTQILQLRITNSLGQEMLANGVMDVYSNETYSFDLSDWASGIYTIEVMEVNRVNVKKLIVR